The following are from one region of the Dehalococcoidia bacterium genome:
- a CDS encoding LLM class flavin-dependent oxidoreductase: protein MARRGISLAYSELTEKADLARKADEAGFDYIWNSGESIPVFGAMSLTTKRAKIGSGVIRAFAHDARSLAQHCVDLQVLSGGRFILGLGGGTKRMNINQLGEAFEHPASRLRELIRLFRLVWTTPSSEPVTFEGTYYRYVGSGMGASRRRPQEVPLTPIYLAAVNRAMFRLAGELCDGLCGHPIASVRFIQEVAWPSIDIGLARAGRTRDGFDHQAWIITAISNDRKQALREVKFHMGRFMATRSYAIVLDSQGLESVRHAIQEAFFQHNEDPERLIAAVPDEVAEQHAIFGTIDDVRRQAKRYEEVVSTMTFYTASFLMSPERIRENINLMIEAFGR from the coding sequence ATGGCACGACGCGGCATTTCGCTCGCCTACAGCGAGCTGACCGAGAAGGCGGACCTGGCGCGCAAAGCGGACGAAGCGGGCTTCGACTACATCTGGAACTCGGGAGAGAGTATCCCGGTGTTCGGGGCGATGAGCCTGACGACAAAGCGGGCGAAGATCGGCAGCGGGGTGATCCGCGCCTTTGCTCACGATGCGCGGTCGTTAGCGCAGCACTGCGTTGACCTGCAGGTTCTCTCGGGCGGACGCTTCATCCTCGGCCTCGGCGGCGGGACCAAGCGGATGAACATCAACCAGTTGGGCGAGGCGTTTGAGCACCCAGCGAGCCGGCTGCGCGAACTGATCCGGCTGTTCCGGCTCGTTTGGACAACGCCAAGCAGCGAACCGGTCACCTTCGAGGGGACGTACTACCGCTATGTCGGCAGCGGGATGGGCGCCTCCCGCCGGCGGCCGCAGGAAGTGCCGCTGACCCCCATCTACCTTGCGGCCGTGAACCGCGCGATGTTCCGGCTCGCGGGGGAGCTGTGCGATGGGCTGTGCGGGCACCCGATCGCCTCGGTTCGATTCATTCAGGAGGTGGCGTGGCCCTCGATCGACATCGGGCTCGCCCGTGCCGGCCGAACGCGTGACGGCTTTGACCATCAGGCGTGGATCATCACGGCGATCAGCAACGACCGGAAACAGGCGCTGCGCGAAGTGAAGTTCCACATGGGTCGCTTCATGGCAACGCGCTCCTACGCGATCGTCCTTGACTCGCAAGGGCTCGAATCCGTGCGCCACGCCATCCAAGAGGCGTTCTTTCAGCACAACGAGGACCCAGAACGGCTGATCGCTGCCGTTCCCGACGAAGTTGCCGAACAGCATGCCATCTTCGGCACGATCGACGACGTGCGCCGGCAAGCGAAGCGGTATGAGGAGGTGGTCTCCACGATGACGTTCTATACCGCGTCGTTCCTGATGTCGCCGGAGCGGATCCGCGAGAACATCAACCTGATGATCGAGGCGTTTGGCCGCTGA
- a CDS encoding nucleotidyltransferase family protein, with amino-acid sequence MPLPVAILAGGLATRLRPITERIPKVLIDVAGRPFAERQIALLRQNGYTRLVYLLGYLGEQVVAQLGDGSRYGVAIDYVFDGPQLRGTGGAIKAALPVLGERFFTLYGDSYLDIDYAAVERAFLASGKPALMTVFRNAGRWDRSNVVFRDGRVVCYDKRAPTPEMEYLDYGLNAFEARVFDRYPADQPFDLADVQHDLAARGELAGYEVTTRFYEVGSPAGLEEAVRYFEALDRLSGQTPRSSG; translated from the coding sequence AGCGCATCCCCAAGGTGCTGATCGACGTTGCGGGCCGGCCGTTCGCTGAGCGCCAGATCGCCCTGCTGCGCCAGAACGGCTATACCCGCCTCGTCTATCTCCTCGGCTATTTGGGGGAGCAGGTCGTTGCCCAGCTTGGCGACGGCAGCCGCTACGGCGTCGCTATCGACTACGTCTTCGATGGGCCGCAGCTTCGCGGAACGGGGGGCGCGATCAAAGCGGCGCTGCCGGTGCTTGGCGAGCGGTTTTTCACCCTCTATGGCGACTCCTATCTCGACATCGACTACGCTGCCGTCGAGCGAGCGTTTCTCGCCAGCGGCAAGCCGGCGCTGATGACGGTCTTCCGCAACGCCGGGCGCTGGGATCGCTCGAATGTCGTCTTTCGGGATGGCCGCGTGGTCTGCTACGACAAGCGCGCGCCAACACCGGAGATGGAGTATCTCGATTACGGCCTCAACGCCTTCGAAGCGCGCGTGTTCGACCGCTACCCTGCCGACCAGCCGTTCGATCTTGCCGACGTCCAGCATGACCTTGCCGCGCGTGGCGAGCTCGCCGGCTATGAAGTGACGACGCGCTTCTATGAAGTGGGGTCGCCGGCGGGGCTGGAAGAGGCGGTGCGCTATTTCGAGGCGCTCGACCGACTCAGCGGCCAAACGCCTCGATCATCAGGTTGA
- a CDS encoding methylenetetrahydrofolate reductase — protein MSAEVVSRFACRLKAGAFVVTGELSPPRSGDASLFRRRLAEARAVVDAVNITDNPGASVHASPLAGAAIALQEGVEPIVQLVCRDRNRLALQSDLIGAWLLGVRAVMAMTGDPVTAGDHPTAKAVFDLDSFGLIRLIARMRAGELDNGRPLPAPPRFVIGGAEAPFAGPISSTVDRLERKVEAGVEFIQTQFVWEADRFADWMAEVRRRGLHQRVAILPGVGVLRSAASARWLGDHLGQPVPPAIIGQLEAAGPTDGAQVGASIAAALINRLRAIEGVAGVHLLPVAWPAGLRAAVEAAGLLPTPSSSASLDTPPRRG, from the coding sequence ATGAGCGCAGAAGTGGTGAGCCGGTTTGCCTGCCGCCTCAAGGCCGGGGCGTTCGTGGTGACGGGGGAACTCTCTCCCCCGCGCAGCGGCGACGCAAGCCTGTTTCGCCGCCGCCTTGCTGAGGCGCGAGCGGTGGTCGATGCCGTCAATATCACCGACAACCCCGGCGCCTCCGTCCATGCCAGCCCGCTCGCCGGCGCGGCGATTGCGCTTCAGGAGGGGGTGGAGCCGATTGTGCAGCTGGTCTGTCGCGACCGCAATCGGCTCGCCCTCCAAAGCGACCTGATCGGGGCGTGGCTGCTTGGGGTGCGCGCCGTGATGGCGATGACCGGCGACCCGGTGACAGCGGGGGACCACCCGACGGCCAAAGCGGTGTTCGATCTCGACTCATTCGGGCTCATCCGGCTGATCGCCCGCATGCGCGCGGGCGAACTGGATAACGGCCGCCCTCTTCCCGCTCCGCCCCGCTTTGTCATCGGCGGGGCGGAGGCCCCCTTTGCAGGGCCGATCTCCTCGACGGTCGATCGTCTCGAGCGCAAGGTCGAGGCGGGGGTCGAGTTCATCCAAACCCAGTTTGTGTGGGAGGCCGATCGGTTTGCCGACTGGATGGCGGAAGTCCGGCGGCGTGGCCTCCACCAGCGCGTCGCGATCCTGCCGGGGGTAGGCGTGCTGCGTTCGGCCGCCTCGGCGCGCTGGCTTGGCGATCACCTCGGCCAGCCGGTTCCCCCCGCGATCATCGGCCAGCTCGAGGCCGCCGGGCCGACGGATGGCGCCCAGGTGGGCGCCTCCATCGCCGCTGCGTTGATCAACCGCCTGCGCGCGATCGAGGGAGTTGCCGGTGTCCATCTCCTGCCGGTTGCTTGGCCGGCGGGGCTGCGCGCCGCTGTTGAAGCGGCGGGGCTACTGCCGACACCGTCATCCTCCGCTTCGCTTGACACCCCCCCACGCCGGGGGTGA
- the erpA gene encoding iron-sulfur cluster insertion protein ErpA gives MITITPDAVQKVEQLLEREGKQGYSLRVFIAGGGCSGYQYGLMFDDQRQEDDEVVPAGKFDILIDGESAMLLYGAEIDYVDSLMGSGFTIRNPNAVASCACGQSFTVKQESGHAHAAAGGCGSGCGCGGH, from the coding sequence ATGATCACGATTACTCCCGATGCAGTGCAGAAGGTCGAGCAGCTTCTCGAGCGCGAGGGCAAGCAGGGGTACAGCTTGCGCGTCTTTATTGCCGGCGGCGGCTGCTCGGGGTATCAGTACGGCCTCATGTTTGACGATCAGCGCCAAGAAGACGACGAGGTCGTGCCGGCGGGCAAGTTCGATATCCTCATCGACGGCGAAAGCGCCATGCTCCTCTATGGTGCCGAGATCGACTACGTCGACAGCCTGATGGGCTCGGGGTTCACCATCCGCAATCCAAACGCCGTCGCGAGCTGTGCCTGCGGCCAATCGTTTACGGTCAAGCAAGAGAGCGGGCATGCCCACGCTGCCGCAGGCGGCTGCGGGTCTGGCTGCGGCTGCGGCGGCCACTGA